Proteins encoded together in one Halalkaliarchaeum sp. AArc-CO window:
- a CDS encoding helix-turn-helix domain-containing protein: MSSEPPENPRSVAIEQLEEIGLSTYAARTFVALSSLGTGTAREVSRVSEVPRTRVYDAVEELSDRGLVDVQHSTPKEFWTVSAETAARTFERELHNRTTTLLAALEELQPIDRRTEQRGVWTVDGQPAVTQRVLEFFDEAEEEIVYMTVEDLLVDELITGLSAAHDRGVSIKLAGISPAVQERIQADIPGATVFESLWLWSDTPAGRLLMVDGRTILVSALLNGDDASPSDPRSETAIWGEGEANSLVAVLKAIFTWQLDKTDLNR; encoded by the coding sequence ATGAGTAGCGAGCCACCCGAAAACCCACGTTCGGTCGCGATCGAGCAACTCGAGGAGATCGGTTTGAGCACGTACGCCGCCCGGACGTTCGTCGCATTGTCCAGTCTCGGCACGGGAACAGCACGGGAGGTGAGCCGGGTTTCGGAGGTTCCACGCACCCGCGTGTACGACGCGGTCGAGGAACTCAGTGATCGGGGTCTCGTGGACGTCCAGCACTCGACGCCGAAGGAATTCTGGACCGTCTCTGCGGAAACCGCAGCACGCACGTTCGAGCGCGAACTGCACAATCGAACGACGACGCTCCTGGCGGCGCTGGAGGAACTCCAGCCAATCGATCGACGTACCGAACAGCGGGGGGTCTGGACGGTGGACGGACAGCCGGCCGTCACACAACGCGTCCTCGAGTTCTTCGACGAGGCGGAGGAAGAAATCGTCTACATGACTGTCGAGGATCTCCTGGTCGACGAACTGATCACAGGCCTCAGTGCGGCTCACGACCGGGGTGTCTCCATCAAACTCGCGGGGATTTCCCCGGCCGTTCAAGAGCGGATTCAAGCGGACATCCCCGGGGCGACGGTGTTCGAGTCGCTGTGGCTCTGGTCGGACACGCCGGCGGGTCGGCTGTTGATGGTCGACGGTCGAACGATCCTCGTGAGCGCGCTTCTCAACGGCGACGACGCCAGCCCGTCCGATCCGAGATCCGAGACTGCGATCTGGGGAGAAGGAGAGGCGAACAGCCTGGTTGCGGTCCTGAAAGCGATATTCACCTGGCAGCTCGATAAAACCGACTTGAACCGGTGA
- a CDS encoding ArsR family transcriptional regulator, which translates to MTSQGLDACLELVADRRRRRIVRELRQTKDGEITVEALVDRLHDSEWAREDDSHLERDRIALHLHHNHLPKMADFDVVEYDADSGTVRYRPHERLEAILDSLPEESIPPSP; encoded by the coding sequence ATGACGAGTCAGGGCCTCGACGCGTGTCTCGAACTCGTCGCCGATCGGCGGCGGCGCCGAATCGTCCGCGAGCTGCGGCAAACGAAGGACGGTGAGATTACCGTCGAGGCCCTCGTGGATCGATTGCACGACTCCGAATGGGCCCGGGAGGACGACTCGCATCTGGAGCGGGACCGTATCGCACTCCACCTGCACCACAACCATCTCCCGAAGATGGCAGACTTCGACGTCGTCGAATACGATGCCGACAGCGGGACGGTCCGATATCGGCCCCACGAACGACTCGAAGCGATACTCGATTCCCTTCCCGAGGAGTCGATACCCCCCAGCCCCTGA